From a single Brassica rapa cultivar Chiifu-401-42 chromosome A01, CAAS_Brap_v3.01, whole genome shotgun sequence genomic region:
- the LOC108870616 gene encoding uncharacterized protein LOC108870616 has protein sequence MHIEKNFFDNLTNTLLNAPGKTKDNVKSRLDLPGLCKRRDLEMKEDGTMPVPIFRLSNAAKREFLLWLKNDIKFPDGYSSKFSRCIDESNLKLHGLKSHDCHVIMQRLYPFAFAELLPKNVHTAIRDIALFFRDISSRILKESDIGLLKANIGVKLCNLEKIFPPSFFDVMQHLLVHLPDEVALGGPVHFRWMYVFERYMYHLKKMVRNKARIAGSIVAQWINEEISRASSNYFGHPEIMSIPEGPNDIRFSYNYPDVPPLFYHEGRISGQCSTGWLNDKDNTVLQTFMMLNCETFAPYERYLNIMKI, from the exons ATGCACATTGAGAAAAACTTCTTCGATAACCTCACGAACACATTGTTAAATGCTCCTGGAAAGACAAAAGACAACGTCAAAAGCAGATTGGATCTTCCAGGTCTATGCAAAAGGCGTGATTTAGAGATGAAAGAGGATGGAACGATGCCCGTGCCAATATTCAGGCTGTCAAATGCGGCTAAGCGAGAATTCCTTCTGTGGCtgaaaaatgatataaaattccCCGATGGATATTCCTCCAAATTTAGTCGATGTATTGACGAAAGCAATTTAAAGCTACATGGACTgaaaagtcatgattgtcatgtcatTATGCAACGACTCTATCCATTTGCATTCGCGGAACTTCTTCCAAAAAATGTTCATACGGCAATTAgag ATATTGCCCTCTTTTTCCGAGATATCTCTTCGAGGATTTTGAAAGAATCAGATATTGGTCTTTTAAAGGCAAATATCGGTGTGAAGCTTTGTAACTTGGAAAAGATTTTTCCTCCATCGTTCTTCGATGTTATGCAACATCTTCTTGTGCACCTTCCAGATGAGGTAGCCTTAGGTGGGCCCGTCCATTTTAGGTGGATGTATGTATTTGAAAGATACATGtaccatttgaagaagatggtcagAAACAAAGCACGCATTGCGGGTTCGATAGTTGCACAATGGATAAACGAGGAGATTTCAAGAGCATCCTCAAATTATTTTGGTCATCCTGAGATCATGAGCATTCCAGAAGGTCCAAATGATATTCGTTTCTCATACAATTATCCGGATGTACCACCTTTGTTTTACCACGAAGGGAGAATCAGTGGTCAATGCTCAACTGGTTGGTTAAATGATAAAGATAACACCGTTCTTCAGACATTTATGATGCTCAACTGTGAAACATTTGCTCCATATGAAAGGTAccttaatattatgaaaatataa
- the LOC103862835 gene encoding CASP-like protein 1F1 — MGDNGGKRTPSMNLAVQVSMRVLVIGTALASMGLMITNHEVASVYGIAFEAKYSDSSAFRYLVYADIAISALTLFTLVWACLAVRNRGLVFALFFFDLLATLTAMSAFSAATSEGYIGKYGNTHAGWLPICGYVHGYCNRGTLSLAFSFASFLLLFILTVLTASAARHH; from the exons ATGGGAGACAATGGAGGGAAAAGAACGCCGTCAATGAATCTTGCGGTTCAAGTGTCGATGAGAGTGTTAGTCATTGGCACCGCATTGGCCTCCATGGGGCTCATGATTACTAACCATGAAGTTGCCTCTGTTTATGGCATTGCTTTTGAGGCTAAATACAGCGACTCATCAGCCTTTAG GTATTTGGTGTACGCGGATATAGCTATCTCCGCCTTGACATTGTTCACGCTCGTATGGGCTTGTTTAGCTGTCCGTAACCGAGGACTTGTTTTTGCACTCTTCTTTTTTGATTTG CTTGCGACGTTGACAGCGATGTCAGCTTTCTCTGCGGCCACATCGGAGGGTTACATTGGAAAGTACGGTAACACACACGCCGGTTGGCTTCCGATCTGCGGTTATGTACATGGTTACTGCAATCGTGGGACTCTCTCACTCGCTTTTTCCTTTGCCTCTTTTCTCCTCTTGTTCATCCTTACTGTCCTAACTGCCTCCGCTGCTCGTCATCACTGA
- the LOC103862844 gene encoding acyl carrier protein 4, chloroplastic, translated as MASLSATSLSFKAPSIQSTRISQVLRKASTFQSISFGRFQSSKSLRLQISCAAKPETVQKVSDIVKEQLALSADTALTAESKFSALGADSLDTVEIVMALEEKFNISVEEADAQNITTIQEAADLIEDLVQKKPAA; from the exons ATGGCTTCCTTGTCAGCCACTTCTCTAAGCTTCAAAGCTCCCTCCATACAATCAACTAGAATCTCTCAG GTGTTAAGGAAAGCCTCGACTTTTCAGTCTATCTCCTTTGGTCGTTTCCAGTCTTCAAAGAGCCTTCGTCTTCAAATCAGTTGCGCA GCAAAACCAGAGACAGTGCAGAAAGTTAGTGACATTGTAAAGGAGCAGTTAGCTTTGTCCGCTGACACTGCGCTCACTGCTGAGTCCAAATTCTCTGCTCTTGGCGCAGATTCTCTTGACACA GTGGAGATAGTGATGGCTTTGGAGGAAAAGTTTAACATAAGCGTGGAGGAAGCTGATGCTCAGAACATTACGACGATTCAAGAGGCGGCTGATTTGATTGAGGATCTTGTTCAGAAGAAACCTGCGGCCTAA